A DNA window from Eikenella exigua contains the following coding sequences:
- a CDS encoding phosphoheptose isomerase — protein MNPAAQRVLQHFQESIAAKQQCAEQLAEPTARAAALLLDSLMADGKILVCGNGGSAADAQHFAAELTGRFEKERMPLGAIALTTDTSALTAIGNDYAFEQIFARQVSALGRPGDVLVAISTSGNSGNVLAAIDAAREQGMNVVALTGRDGGKIAGVLAEGDVLLNVPHKRTARIQEIHILLIHALCDQIDTALFEE, from the coding sequence ATGAACCCAGCCGCCCAACGCGTATTGCAGCATTTTCAGGAAAGCATTGCCGCCAAACAGCAGTGTGCCGAACAATTGGCCGAGCCGACGGCGCGGGCGGCAGCGTTGCTATTGGATTCACTGATGGCCGACGGCAAGATTTTGGTGTGCGGCAACGGCGGTTCGGCAGCGGATGCGCAGCATTTTGCCGCTGAGCTCACCGGCCGTTTTGAAAAAGAACGTATGCCGCTGGGCGCCATCGCGCTCACCACCGATACTTCCGCGCTCACCGCCATCGGCAACGATTATGCCTTCGAGCAGATTTTTGCCCGCCAAGTGTCTGCACTCGGCCGCCCGGGCGATGTGCTGGTGGCGATTTCCACTTCTGGCAATTCCGGTAATGTACTCGCTGCCATTGACGCCGCCCGCGAGCAGGGTATGAACGTGGTGGCGCTCACCGGGCGCGACGGCGGCAAAATCGCCGGTGTGCTGGCAGAAGGCGATGTGCTGCTCAACGTGCCACATAAGCGCACGGCGCGGATTCAAGAAATCCATATCCTGCTGATTCACGCCCTGTGCGATCAAATCGATACCGCTTTGTTTGAAGAATAA
- a CDS encoding BON domain-containing protein: MKKSFRLLLLCLLPLPLSGCVTALVGAGAFGVMSATDRRSTGAQADDQVMEVRIQNTALTHLRSNNTTQGFEPKLSVVSFNRQVLLMGLVASEADKAFVERVARAQPNAEKIYNYIQVATSARGFGEVSNDSWVTSKVRTTLLGTKGVSANHVKVVTYNGVTYVMGILTPEEQALVSNTVSTTAGVQQVVTLYETFVPSNVR; the protein is encoded by the coding sequence ATGAAAAAAAGTTTCCGCCTCCTGTTGCTGTGCCTGCTGCCGCTGCCGCTTTCCGGCTGTGTTACCGCGCTGGTGGGCGCGGGCGCATTCGGCGTGATGTCGGCCACCGACCGCCGCAGTACCGGCGCGCAGGCCGATGACCAAGTGATGGAAGTGCGCATCCAAAACACGGCGCTCACCCATCTGCGCAGCAACAACACTACGCAGGGCTTTGAGCCGAAGCTTTCCGTGGTGAGCTTCAACCGCCAGGTGCTGTTGATGGGCTTGGTGGCCAGTGAGGCCGATAAGGCATTTGTGGAGCGCGTGGCTCGCGCCCAGCCCAATGCCGAGAAGATTTACAACTATATTCAGGTAGCCACCAGCGCACGCGGCTTCGGCGAGGTAAGCAACGATTCGTGGGTTACTTCCAAAGTACGCACCACTTTGCTCGGCACCAAGGGCGTGTCGGCCAACCATGTGAAAGTGGTAACGTATAACGGCGTTACTTATGTGATGGGCATCCTCACACCCGAAGAGCAGGCGCTGGTGAGCAACACCGTGAGTACCACCGCCGGTGTGCAGCAAGTGGTTACGCTGTATGAAACCTTCGTGCCCAGCAATGTGCGCTAA
- a CDS encoding YraN family protein — protein MRLNHAAGQAAEDTAAGYLKKQGCRILARNWHCRYGEIDIIAEQGGVYLFVEVRQRCSQSFGGAAASITPAKLAKLSRSAESWLQQNAPNKPCRIDAILIEGNQLPQWVQNIGGY, from the coding sequence ATGCGCCTCAATCATGCCGCCGGCCAAGCTGCCGAAGATACCGCCGCAGGCTACCTGAAAAAACAGGGTTGCCGCATCCTCGCGCGCAACTGGCATTGCCGCTATGGCGAAATCGATATCATTGCCGAGCAGGGCGGGGTGTATTTGTTTGTAGAAGTGCGGCAGCGGTGCAGCCAAAGCTTCGGCGGCGCGGCAGCGAGCATCACCCCGGCCAAACTGGCCAAACTCAGCCGCAGCGCTGAAAGCTGGCTCCAGCAAAATGCGCCGAATAAACCCTGCCGTATCGATGCTATATTGATTGAAGGCAACCAGCTGCCGCAGTGGGTGCAGAATATCGGCGGGTATTGA